The Phragmites australis chromosome 13, lpPhrAust1.1, whole genome shotgun sequence DNA window GACATCCAATCGGGACCAACAAATAAATGTGGTTTCATATTGATATTTCTCTGACCAAATGACAGGCAATCAAGGTGGTGACTCACCAGAAAACACGAAAGAATTTAGCCAATAAaggaaaaaactttttttttgggCATAAAGGAAAGAACTTTACGCAAATACGCAAGAATCCAGGCTAGCTACATGAAAAAGGattcctcaaaaagaaaaaaaattataaacgcAACAAGATTCTACAAGAACCGCCACGTGCTTTGTTATGACCAGGTAATAgaaacgccccccccccccccccccgacgacCCGCTCTTCCTCAGTTGCCACCCCTCCCCTTCCCCCGCCGCTTCCATTCCCATCTTGGCCTGGACAGCTGGGCTCCCTCCCACCGTTTCCGCCTCCCGGGCGCGTACCGATCTTGCGCCGCGCTGGGCGAATCTGCTCCCTTCGCTGGCCACGTCGATCTGCTCGCGCCAGGGGTGGGTTCCCTCGCCGTGATCCCTATTTCTCGCCTTCGCGTTTCTTCCGCCAAGGATTTGAGTTCTTGCAAGGGCGAGGCATTTCCGGTTGgtcctcgccgccttctgctTCTCGCTTCCCTTTCGTTTTGATTTCTTATGAGCAAATCAAAGTGCTTTTCTGTTGTTGTCGTGTGGAGATTATTCTTAAACTTGCAAAGTTCTGTTTTTGAAACGAGCTTCGGTATATTTCTGCCGTGTGTTCTTACAAATTATCTGGTACAAATTACATAATACAGATTCATAGGTGGGACAAGAGAAGTTGAGTTCTTGGTTTCATTCTTGGAAGCTGACCTCACATGCCAACAACCCCCAGGAGCAGAAGTCAGGCTAGGACCACTAGGTCTTGGATCTTGTCAGGCACATCCATTTCTTCTTTCTCCGTTTATGCTGCCTTTTTTTGGGTCCTTTTTCCTTCTTATTCTACTGATCTGGATGTAAACAggaaagaaaatttcaagtaCTGTGAAGTTGTAAACCAAAATGTTGGACCATGAAAATTACCaaaaaagattattttttaCTGTAGTTTGTGATCATGTAAAATTAGTTTCTACAGTGTGCTAACCATCCAAATTTAATACAAAACCTATTACACTTGTGAAACTGCGATATTGATTCCCCAAACGACTAATGTTGCATACCAGTAGAGTTAACTGATCTTTCTGGCTTACATACCATAGTTGGGGCCAGCGCATTATGAGTTTACTTGCACTCTTTTAATTCGCCCAATCGCTTTCGCAGGGATGGACTTCGCTGATTCTAGACGGAAACCTAATTTCACAGGGAAGATCGCTGTGGCTGCTGCGCTCACGGTCATGTGCATAATTGTGTTGAAACAGTCTCCTGGTTTCAGCAGTACTAGTGCGGTACGTGCTGAATCTCTACACAACTAATGCGTGTCACTGTCACTTTCTGTTGAGTTGGTATTTGTCAATTCCTTCTTTCAGACGATTTAAGTAGGCTGTTTCAGATTCCATGGTACATTAATACAATGAATTCGTCAGGAAGTGCCATTAAGGAAATTGGAAGAAACATTTGTGCCATGAATGATGCCTTCTATTCTTATGGTTTAAGTTTTGCTGCTCTTCCTGTGTTGTGCTAGGGTTATTTTCCTGATACATTATATATTAGTTCTTGATAAAGCACAGTTACAATTCTGTCAGAGGTATATAATTTTAGCAATTTCCTGGAAGCATTTCAGATTGCTGTCGATGCACTAGTTTGCAGTTTTTTACTATCACAGTTTTACTCTTTCAATATGGAGGCTTTTTGTTGATGCACTCACATGTCCTGCAGTTCTCTCGCCATGAAATTGGGGTGACCCATGTGTTAGTGACTGGTGGTGCTGGGTATATTGGCTCGCATGCTACTCTTCGTCTCCTTAGGGACAACTACCGAGTTACCATTGTGGTAAATTCTTATTCCTAACTCGCTTTCTATCTCTCATTATGGAACTTTGATAGTAATAGGAACTTTGCCATTTGATGTTTACAGGATAACCTTTCTAGGGGGAACATGGGAGCCGTCAGAGTTCTTCAACGACTGTTTCCAGAGCCTGGAAGGCTTCAATTTATTTATGCTGATCTAGGTGATGCGAAAGCTGTATCCTTTATCTGAAGTTTGATAACTTAGTGGTTTGTTCTACATTTCTGCTTTGGTGAGATCTGTTTTGCACTTAACCAATAGTCaggtaaacaaaatattttcgGAGAATGCCTTTGATGCTGTTATGCATTTTGCTGCTGTTGCCTATGTTGGTGAGAGCACAATGGAGCCACTCAGGTACTAGGCTTAACTTGGGCGTGCAATATGCCAGTTTTCTTGTATTGCTCGAATATTTGGAAACTTGGCCCTACACTATTCATGTGCAATTCTTTGATGTGTATGTAGCAAAGTACCCCTATTTTCCTTTATTATTGAAACAAAATACCCAAATATGGCCATCTACTTCCACAGCATTGTATTGAATGAAAATTCAAAGTTAATAATACAAGCCACACCATTTTGTCATTCGTGATAGCCCATCTTCAAATTTAGTTCAAAATGCACCTATAATTTATATGGATGTAGGGTAAGTTTGAAACACTTTGCTCCTCTAATTCCTTCATGTGCTGCTTCCTGGGTATTAGTGCACCCTGCAGAAATCATCTGCAGCAAATATTGTTCCTACTAACCACTCTAACACTGATATAACAGGTACTACCACAACATAACATCAAATACATTGACAGTGCTTGAGGCAATGGCGGCACATAATGTAAATACTCTGATTTACTCGAGTACTTGTGCAACATATGGAGAACCTGATACGATGCCTATTGTAGAAACAACTCCTCAGGTTGGCCTCTTGATGCACGATCTTTACTTTTCTGGATGTTATGGATACTGTCAATGATTTGATTCTAACTATTTTCTAAACCAACGCAGAATCCTATCAATCCATATGGAAAGGCAAAGAAGATGGCCGAGGACATCATTTTAGATTTTACAAAGTCAAAGAAATCGAACATGGCTGTCATGATCTTAAGGTTGAGTTTTCCGCAGCCTAGACTAGAATAGAATCTACAGAATAATTCTAACTCAGTTCCCGTCTCCTTTAAATTAGATACTTCAACGTGATTGGATCAGACCCAGAGGGACGGCTAGGGGAAGCTCCAAGGCCAGAGCTGCGTGAGCATGGACGAATTTCTGGTGCTTGCTTCGATGCTGCTCTGGGAATCATTCCAGGGCTGAAGGTACTCTTCATGCTCATTTCAGCATCATCAATTTCCCTATTTAAGTAGCTGTATCCATCACTTTCACATGAAAGAATAATGATGATATATaactttcttttctccttcagGTTCGAGGAACCGATTACCCTACTGCAGATGGAACTTGCATTAGGGACTACATAGATGTCACAGATCTTGTTGACGCCCATGTCAAAGCTCTTGATAAAGCTCAGCTTGGCAAAGTTGGAATCTACAATGTTGGCACAGGCCAAGGTTGTTGAACCAGATCAACAATTGCACATTAACAAGGCCATTTATTTAAGATCATATCTTCCCTTGTTTCTGAACGTGACATTTTTATGTTTTATCAGGTAGATCAGTGAAGGAGTTTGTAGAAGCATGCAAGAAAGCAACAGGAGCTTCCATCAAGATCGAATATCTTACCCGTAGACCCGGAGACTATGCTGAGGTATACAGTGACCCATCCAAAATCCACAGCGAGCTCAACTGGACGGCTCGTTACACTGATCTCCGTGAAAGCCTTTCCATGGCGTGGAAGTGGCAGAAAGCCCACCCGAACGGATATGGATCAGCCTGATTCAGAGTTCAATAGGTTCAGATTTTCATCAGGCTTTCATACACAGATTCATGGGTCCATGTGCAGCCATATAACCTTCAGACAATTGGTTCTTTACCATAGATAAATAGCAGACAGCCACAGAAGAGtcctgctctttttttttttttggcagcgCTGGAAGAAAACACAGGATCAATCACAGAGCGAATGCCCTACCTGTTTCTTGATTAGGTTCATATATAGTTTTCTTTTCAATGTTGACGTTTTTATTCATTTTAATATGTGCTGAGGCACAATATAATAGCACAAATGCAAAATTGTGTTGTAGACAGAGTAGATCAATCTTGTGTATGAACCTTCACGGTGGTGGAATGAAAAGATATAAATAAATTGTTGCATGCTCCTTATTTCAAGTCTACTCAAGCCGCCTTCTGGCATGTTCACCGTTTGAATTTCTTGTGTTATGTGATACAGAGATGAaactgcattttttttaaataactgATCTCACCTGTACAAAATATGATACTAGTACATGTGATTGATACATCATATTTACATAAGAATTGCAACAGCAATTcttcaccaaaaagaaagaaataaagcaTGCTAGCTTAATCAGAGGCCCACCATCACTACACATTCAAGGGTCGTATACACTTAACCCTTTTGTGTCATGTTGCGTAGCAGAGGCCCAAGATAGAGATTCCATGCCCTACAAAAAAAGAACCTAACGCCCCCTATTTTTATGCCCTTTTATACACTTAATCATTTAATCTACACACTCCATTTCTGTATCTTGGGCCCCTCTATTATTGAGGTATTGTCCATTTATACCTTTCGCAAAGTTTACCGTAAAATCTAACGGAACAAACATGTAAAACACATCTGAATACTCCCAGTTGATCTTTCTTTGACCCCCAATGGATTACCAGCATGAGATTTCTACATTGCCAAACCACCTACCAGCACTGCCTAGCCTAGTTAGTGACAACCACAACTGGGTCCGTGCAAGCAGACACGATGTCAATGATTTGTCAAGGCAAAGGACCAACTAGGAAAACTCATGCATTTCTCATTGTCAAGGCAAAGGACCAAATGGAGAATACTGCCAAACTATGAGGAACCCATGAATCCAAAAGAAACAGGGGGGCGTTAGGTAATTTCCTAAAATAGATTTAGATTCAAATCATTCAAATCGGTTGCCATGCGCCCGCGCAACTCACCGACAAGTATGCTCTGCTCTGTAATCTCGACTCTGCAGCTCGCTGGGCGTCGTCAGAAGAAATCGAACCATGCTTCAAGAAAGGGGCGCATGAGCAGAAACTCCAAGGGAAGCAGCAGCTCGGGTCCCCCGGCGTGCCAGAGCACGGCCCCCGCAGCCTCGACGGCGCGCCGGACGAAGGCAGGCGGCCGCGCGTCGCGGAGCCGCATGCCGTGCATGATGCACAGAAGACCGCCGGACATCAGCGCGAATGCCAAGACGAATCGCCA harbors:
- the LOC133888202 gene encoding probable UDP-arabinose 4-epimerase 2 isoform X1 — translated: MKKDSSKRKKIINATRFYKNRHVLCYDQVIETPPPPPPDDPLFLSCHPSPSPAASIPILAWTAGLPPTVSASRARTDLAPRWANLLPSLATSICSRQGFIGGTREVEFLVSFLEADLTCQQPPGAEVRLGPLGMDFADSRRKPNFTGKIAVAAALTVMCIIVLKQSPGFSSTSAFSRHEIGVTHVLVTGGAGYIGSHATLRLLRDNYRVTIVDNLSRGNMGAVRVLQRLFPEPGRLQFIYADLGDAKAVNKIFSENAFDAVMHFAAVAYVGESTMEPLRYYHNITSNTLTVLEAMAAHNVNTLIYSSTCATYGEPDTMPIVETTPQNPINPYGKAKKMAEDIILDFTKSKKSNMAVMILRYFNVIGSDPEGRLGEAPRPELREHGRISGACFDAALGIIPGLKVRGTDYPTADGTCIRDYIDVTDLVDAHVKALDKAQLGKVGIYNVGTGQGRSVKEFVEACKKATGASIKIEYLTRRPGDYAEVYSDPSKIHSELNWTARYTDLRESLSMAWKWQKAHPNGYGSA
- the LOC133888202 gene encoding probable UDP-arabinose 4-epimerase 2 isoform X2; protein product: MPTTPRSRSQARTTRSWILSGMDFADSRRKPNFTGKIAVAAALTVMCIIVLKQSPGFSSTSAFSRHEIGVTHVLVTGGAGYIGSHATLRLLRDNYRVTIVDNLSRGNMGAVRVLQRLFPEPGRLQFIYADLGDAKAVNKIFSENAFDAVMHFAAVAYVGESTMEPLRYYHNITSNTLTVLEAMAAHNVNTLIYSSTCATYGEPDTMPIVETTPQNPINPYGKAKKMAEDIILDFTKSKKSNMAVMILRYFNVIGSDPEGRLGEAPRPELREHGRISGACFDAALGIIPGLKVRGTDYPTADGTCIRDYIDVTDLVDAHVKALDKAQLGKVGIYNVGTGQGRSVKEFVEACKKATGASIKIEYLTRRPGDYAEVYSDPSKIHSELNWTARYTDLRESLSMAWKWQKAHPNGYGSA